From the genome of Medicago truncatula cultivar Jemalong A17 chromosome 2, MtrunA17r5.0-ANR, whole genome shotgun sequence:
aatcaaacttcaaacttATTGATAAAGTTCTAAGTGCCTAAGTGGTGTTTGTTCATGCAGTTGTCACCTTTGTCAACACTGGAATCATCTTTTGAAGCTCTTAATGTAAAGAAGTTTGATGGTGATCTCAAATCTCATTCTGTCTGTTACTTGTTTATGGTGTGGAAACGAGATTTATTGAGTGCTGACCATGTATTTGCTTTTTTCAGTTGCGTTTGCTGTGGATCCCCTCTATCGTAAAACATCAGCAAAATTTGATGAAGGGGGAGCCAAGGGTCTTTTGATGAATAACCTCGGGGTATATGGTAGATGTAGGGTGCTTTTTGATTCACTAGATGTGCCAGGGAAGTATTTAGCTAGTCAAAACGAACATGATGTTTCAGATACAGTGGATCTTTCTTTTGCAAGAGGTATGTTGCTTGTTGAATATCTCTGGCAAAACCGTTGCCACATTATAAGTACAAACGTCAATATGGATCAGAGACTTACATTGTCTTCTTTATAGATTGTGTTGAACAGATGTTATCGGACATGCAAATTAAGGAGGAAATTTCTCCAACTCTCAGGGTGATAGTAAATATATTAGACGAAACTGATAGAAGGCCTTTTGACTTTCAATCTAATGGGCAGAAATCATCACAAGAGTTTGATGCAGCTATTGATTGTGAAGTTGGCGCTGAAATGGAAGATTACGAGAACTTCCCAACTGGGCCCTATGAACATGACAACCAAACATTTGTCAACGAAATGGGCTCTAATGATGCAGACCCTAATGTTCCAAGTTATCCTCAGGTTTTGTACTGTTTTAGCCCTAAAACGTCTGTGCctggcggagccagaaattttGCAGAGCCTGggcaaaatattttcataatatatattaaacagttTTAAAACAATAGCAAAATTGTGAATTGGTGCAGTGGTATGTTTTGTTGAAACTAACATGGAGAACCGCGGTTCAAATCCCTACAGGAccttttttttgaataataaaaatatttttaatacaatagaaaataaaaaaggagtGTTACCACGGATCGAACCCACGCCATAGCGGGATCAGGTAGCGCGCTTAACCACTGCAACACAATGTAACATAACATATGATATGTTATGCATAATATGATAATTATAGGCACGTTGAGGACTGCTGTGGCACCTATGGGTCTCCTACGAGATCCGGGACAGAGCCCGGGCGTgtgcccaggctagctgggtGGTAAAACCGCCCCTGCCTGTCTTGGAAGAtgctttaaaagataaatatttttattaagtgTTTGGTTTATCTTTTATAACATTGTAGGAGGAAGAACCTTTTCCTTCCCAAGACCTTGAAATGGATGAACTATTTGGAAATGTCGACGAGTATCTATCTTTTAGTCTGGGTTTTAGGTCAAAGAAAAATGCGTGGGCTGGTCCTGATCATTGGCAGTACCAAAAAGCTAAAGGTGGTTTTAGGAGTTTGTAATGGACTGGTGGTTTTATGCATTTGGGAGTTCAGCTtgttaattgattttgaaaatctTTCAGGTTCAGAGTCAGAAGTTCATTGTTCAACTGAAGATGCATCAACCCTCAAAACTAGGCCGCCAAAGACTATGAAACAGATCGAAGTTGATTTAGATTTCACAAATTTTCTTGGGAAAACACCTCCAGATATCTTTGCTCCTCCAAAGAGTCCCAAATCGTTATTACTTTCTGAAAATAGACCTCATTGTGTTACAAAACTCCCAGAGGACTGCCACTATGAGCCAGAGAATCTTGTCAAGTTATTTCTTTTGCCTGATGTAAAGGTATGTTCTTTAGATTTAGAATTTAGTTTCAACAATCTCTCTCCAGGTTAATATTTATTCGtttctttatgttttcttttctttctttagtgTCTTGGGAGGAGGACGAGAAAGCTCTCAGGTAATATGTGCTTTTGGTATCCCAACATTTCTTTCTTTATATCCTCCAATTCACTGTCTTTCCATATGGAGAATATTTTAGCGTGTTTTCATGTATTACTTAATTGCATCTAAAACGTAGGTGTATATACTGATGGATCGACAGAGCAATGCAACAACAATGAACCATTCAATTCATGGGATAATGGAAGTGTTTGTGATGGTGAGTATGATGATGCACATAGTGACATGGATGACTCAAGCACACTTATTTCTCAGGCTCGTCAGGTGGGTTTAAGACGCTATTGAATAATTACGCAATTGctgttgatatatatatatatatatatatatatatatatatataaacttttttttgggTATATACATGTTGATGAAAGGACAATATCTTCATGAAAATATATTCCTCATCATGCTGATATATCATTATTTTGGGTATCATTCATATgcatgctggtgacaggatatCATTCATGAAGACATAGATTCCtcatcattaattttattttcatcacaGTTTTCCAAAAAGTTATTGCCATTGGAGTTATAGCTTAAGTTTGGTTATTTCAAAATACCACAGATCAATAAAATTGAAGTTCAATATGACAAAACGTCCAAACAAGTTGATGTTCAGGCACTGAAACTTACTCTTTGGAACCATATTGAAGAATCCGTTCACCTTCGTTTTCAGGTATACTAAGGTTTCATAATTTCTTGAAAGGCTCTGCCTTGTACCATACAATCCTCTCCTAGTTTAATTAAAAAGCATCATTACCATTGTAGCCTTCCCTCACTAAAATTATATTCTTGCTGCAGTATTTTGTTTATAACATGCTATGTTATTTCAACTTTATTTTCTATGGCAACAACTATTCAACTGTAATGCTGTATTTTCGCTTCCTGTTATATGTGCCTCGGCgatcaattttatcttttgctctTTGTAGTTGAGCAGCATTTTCtaactgttttttttccttaacaTCTCTTCATACTAAAGGGTGAAAAAGAAACGGTATCTTTCAGAGATGTTTTGGCCAACTTTCCAAGTGAATGCAATGCTTCAGCAACTGTTACCGACATATCTCCACATTTGTGTTTCATATGCCTATTGCATTTGGCTAATGAGAAAGAGTTGAGCATCCAAAGCTGTCCCGATTTGGATGATCTTCACATATATATGCCTACCTGATGTTGCCTCTAAAAGTGGAGCAGTTTAGACACTCATAGCTTCATCCCAGTAAATAGGAAATATTTTGGTAAGTTTTTATGTGCAGTTCTCTGGCTTTATTTCTTTGCACAAATTCCATCTAACCTTTGTTCATAGGCTAGATCTCATTAGTAAACTTCTAAAGCACTTTTAGGATAACAGAAGATCGTGGATAACAGGTTTCGGCTGTAAAGCATGGATGAAATATatacattgaaatgaaaattagtCCATTGGTTTCAGTTTTACTGTATAACTCGTTTTTGAACTGATACGGTATGTGTTGAGAGATTGAGTATTTGGTAAAGAGATTCTATCTTCTATGATATTTTGTACCATTAAGACAGTCCATGGCCCATGTGCAAGTCTATATTTGACTAGAGCTGTTGTTTGGAACAAAAAGTTATGTCGGACACCGTATAAAATACATCCCGTACTAGGTTTtctcatgatgatgatgatcatcaCCGGAAGAgtgaaaatattaataaagaaaatcaaatttgtaTGCTTATACGGTGTATGATGTTAAAATTTCTATCAAAAAGTCACTTCTGTATTTGATTTCCCATGTTgatttatatttaatcaaattttctcctttgaaaataaACGGAGGGTTACTTAAATTAAATGTGTTATAAACTGAGGCTTAACTTTGAAAAAATACCGAGGCTTAACTTAAATGTATACCGTAATAAACTAAGGCTTAATTTAAACGTGTAACcgtgattttatttattttaaaaaagccAGGCTTAAATTAAATGTGTAATAAATCCACAAATATATAGGCATAAACATGtggagagaaagaaaatatagtACGATAGTGTATAAGGCCAACACGTTTATTTCCTCTGCCTCATATGAGTATGACCCCTCAACATGGTCCATGCACTTGTTTATCCCTTGTTGTGTTTCAATAATGCAGTTTTCCCCTTTAATTAAAcgcttaaaataaataaacccgTTAATATTGGAGAAGAAGATACATGAGTGTCATTCTCTAAGGCTTGAGAAAAATGttctaaaagaaaaagaaacaagcaGAAAATACAATGGATTTTTAGCttagttatttttgagttagaTTGTAAACAAGTAATTAATGACATTCACCATGTAAAATCCAATCGATCAAATTTGGTTCTATTCTTGATTATTGTAGAGCTATTTTATTCAGATACAATATCTATTAGGTTGTTTTCACTGGGCGACAAGCTAACAGTAGTGTTTATGCTTTGACACGTGCATTCTCTTATGCTTTTGGAGTGATTTTTCACTCCCTTCTTTGTTGTATTTTGAAGTCTCTTGGTAATAAtttaagttaattttgtttgagtaaaaaaaaactgaaaaatcaaACCATTGAGGTGTGACCTCCATCGAACCCATTTCTCTTCCCTATCATGTCACTGTCACCAAAACTACCAACCATACCGGGACGTTAAGGGTGGCTGTTGTTGTGTCCCTCGTTGGATAGATTGGACTATTTTTGGTTACGGAGACTAAAAAGCTTCAAAAGTTAAGC
Proteins encoded in this window:
- the LOC11422638 gene encoding condensin complex subunit 2, whose translation is MAELASPNPTTVHKKRLPTPATTFFVGSNDDQLERAAARAARAAAIRRTVNFQSQPSDSDPCLNKQQILELFHNCIKLASENKINQKNTWDLDLIDHLTDIIRAEDDNNTETNFQMASCTLEAGVKIYSLRVDSVYSEAYKVLARMSRVGQETEQDATLASVNGEGGREESKKGIDKKLSPLSTLESSFEALNVKKFDVAFAVDPLYRKTSAKFDEGGAKGLLMNNLGVYGRCRVLFDSLDVPGKYLASQNEHDVSDTVDLSFARDCVEQMLSDMQIKEEISPTLRVIVNILDETDRRPFDFQSNGQKSSQEFDAAIDCEVGAEMEDYENFPTGPYEHDNQTFVNEMGSNDADPNVPSYPQEEEPFPSQDLEMDELFGNVDEYLSFSLGFRSKKNAWAGPDHWQYQKAKGSESEVHCSTEDASTLKTRPPKTMKQIEVDLDFTNFLGKTPPDIFAPPKSPKSLLLSENRPHCVTKLPEDCHYEPENLVKLFLLPDVKCLGRRTRKLSGVYTDGSTEQCNNNEPFNSWDNGSVCDGEYDDAHSDMDDSSTLISQARQINKIEVQYDKTSKQVDVQALKLTLWNHIEESVHLRFQGEKETVSFRDVLANFPSECNASATVTDISPHLCFICLLHLANEKELSIQSCPDLDDLHIYMPT